A genomic stretch from Hydrogenimonas urashimensis includes:
- a CDS encoding PAS domain-containing sensor histidine kinase yields MFQQYKEAIESSNIVSKTDIDGIITFVNDEFCKISGYSREELIGQNHNIVRHPDVPKEKFKRLWDTILAKKTYKTTVKNRAKDGSTFYVNTTIIPILDEKGEIEEFIAIRYDVTKEVELKMALEKKERELEMLNRTLEKRVQLQTRKLYDLNRYLEERVREEVRKNEEKQKMLFLQSRLASLGQMMANIAHQWRQPLTELALSLFNLKKAAQRGDETQLNEAYDDAKTLIQNMSQTIEDFINFFKPGKPKVPFAVSASLEEALQIVEKTLEKEYIDIRKEVDATLRIVGVSNEFSHVLINLLQNAKDAFRQRNVKERRIDIRVRREANWALIEIEDNAGGIEPEAMERIFEPYFTTKHAAQGTGLGLFMSKMIIEKSFGGSIDVENVNGGAKFAIRVPLEGGDVVSE; encoded by the coding sequence ATGTTCCAGCAGTACAAAGAAGCGATCGAGAGTTCCAATATCGTATCCAAGACCGATATTGACGGGATTATCACTTTCGTCAACGACGAATTCTGCAAAATATCGGGTTATTCCCGCGAAGAGCTGATCGGGCAAAACCACAATATCGTCCGCCATCCCGACGTGCCCAAGGAGAAATTCAAACGGCTCTGGGATACGATTCTCGCCAAGAAAACCTACAAAACGACCGTGAAAAACCGGGCGAAAGACGGCAGCACTTTCTATGTCAACACGACGATTATTCCCATTCTCGACGAAAAAGGGGAGATTGAAGAGTTCATCGCCATCCGCTACGATGTCACCAAAGAGGTCGAGCTCAAAATGGCCCTCGAGAAGAAAGAGAGAGAGCTGGAGATGCTCAACAGAACCCTCGAGAAGCGCGTGCAGCTGCAGACCAGAAAACTCTACGATCTCAATCGTTACCTGGAGGAGCGGGTACGCGAAGAGGTCCGAAAGAACGAAGAGAAACAGAAGATGCTCTTTCTGCAGTCGCGCCTTGCGAGTCTGGGGCAGATGATGGCCAATATCGCCCATCAGTGGCGCCAGCCGCTGACCGAACTGGCCCTCTCCCTCTTCAACCTCAAAAAGGCGGCCCAGAGGGGGGATGAAACCCAGCTGAACGAAGCCTACGACGATGCGAAAACGCTGATTCAGAACATGTCGCAGACGATCGAGGATTTCATCAACTTTTTCAAACCCGGCAAGCCCAAAGTCCCGTTCGCCGTTTCCGCGAGCCTGGAGGAAGCCCTTCAGATAGTGGAAAAGACGCTGGAAAAAGAGTACATCGATATCCGCAAAGAGGTCGATGCCACTTTGAGAATCGTCGGTGTCTCCAACGAATTCTCCCATGTTCTTATTAACCTTCTGCAGAACGCGAAAGATGCTTTCAGGCAGCGGAATGTCAAAGAGCGCCGCATCGATATCCGTGTCCGCAGGGAGGCGAATTGGGCACTCATCGAGATCGAAGACAATGCGGGAGGCATCGAGCCGGAGGCAATGGAACGGATATTCGAGCCCTATTTTACAACCAAACACGCCGCACAGGGAACAGGTCTGGGACTTTTCATGTCGAAGATGATCATAGAAAAAAGTTTTGGCGGAAGTATCGATGTCGAAAACGTGAACGGCGGAGCGAAATTCGCGATCAGGGTACCGCTGGAGGGTGGTGATGTCGTGTCAGAGTAG
- a CDS encoding Lrp/AsnC family transcriptional regulator has product MEKEFLTLIQKNFPIARRPFAELAETLGSSEKEVLDLYRALKEQKVIRQTSAIFDTKSLGYKSSLVAFKVENIEKAAAIINAHPGVSHNYERDNPYNLWFTIAVAPDSKLGLEKTVEILAEKSEAESFIVLPTKKMFKISVQLDVKGDRAKKEKLKRAKKEPMVLEPVHYEMIKGLQKDIEPMKEPFKALVEALGIDYETLASEAERMKKAGLMRRFAAILYHRKAGFTANAMVVWKVPEERAEAIGETVAAYSAVSHCYLRPVYPEWPYPLFSMVHGKSKEEVESIVEEMAGEIGIKEYNYLYSTREFKKVRIEYFSPEFEKWEKRVVGR; this is encoded by the coding sequence ATGGAAAAAGAGTTTTTGACCCTGATACAGAAAAATTTTCCGATCGCCAGACGCCCCTTCGCCGAACTGGCCGAGACGCTCGGAAGCAGTGAAAAAGAGGTGCTGGATCTTTACAGAGCATTGAAAGAGCAGAAAGTGATCCGCCAGACATCGGCGATTTTCGATACGAAGTCGCTCGGGTACAAATCCTCCCTGGTCGCGTTCAAGGTGGAAAATATCGAAAAGGCCGCGGCCATAATCAACGCGCATCCGGGCGTGAGCCACAATTACGAACGCGACAATCCCTACAATCTCTGGTTTACCATCGCGGTTGCGCCCGATTCGAAACTGGGTCTGGAAAAGACGGTGGAGATTCTGGCGGAAAAGTCGGAAGCCGAAAGTTTCATCGTTCTTCCGACGAAAAAGATGTTCAAAATTTCGGTGCAGCTCGATGTCAAAGGGGACCGTGCCAAGAAAGAGAAGCTCAAGCGGGCCAAGAAAGAGCCGATGGTGCTGGAGCCCGTGCATTACGAGATGATCAAAGGGCTGCAAAAAGATATAGAGCCCATGAAAGAGCCTTTCAAAGCGCTTGTCGAGGCCCTCGGCATCGATTATGAAACGCTGGCTTCGGAAGCGGAACGGATGAAAAAGGCGGGTCTGATGCGCCGCTTCGCCGCGATTCTCTATCACCGAAAGGCCGGTTTCACCGCCAACGCGATGGTGGTCTGGAAAGTACCCGAGGAGCGGGCCGAAGCCATCGGGGAGACGGTGGCCGCCTACAGTGCCGTGAGCCACTGCTATCTGCGTCCCGTCTATCCCGAGTGGCCCTATCCCCTCTTTTCGATGGTTCACGGCAAATCGAAGGAGGAGGTCGAAAGCATCGTCGAAGAGATGGCCGGCGAAATCGGAATAAAAGAGTATAATTATCTCTACTCAACAAGAGAATTCAAAAAAGTGAGGATTGAGTATTTTTCACCGGAATTCGAGAAGTGGGAGAAAAGAGTCGTTGGTCGTTAG
- a CDS encoding precorrin-2 dehydrogenase/sirohydrochlorin ferrochelatase family protein: MTFFPAFIKLDNRKILLVGGGFIAGEKLEKLLDFTRDVTIVAPEISEEIEAMAKAHTLCVHRRRYTPEDLEDVFVVIVAVDDIGLQKEIYEACQSRHILCNSVDSVDYCDFIFPSYTKKGALTVAFSTSGISPSVAKYLRRAIARMIPDSIADFLEEMKSLRASLPKGKERMRLLDEKAKAYIDNLFNKKDTE; this comes from the coding sequence ATGACCTTTTTCCCGGCATTTATCAAACTCGACAACCGAAAGATTCTTCTTGTAGGAGGCGGATTCATCGCTGGCGAAAAGCTGGAGAAACTGCTCGATTTCACCCGCGATGTCACCATAGTGGCTCCCGAAATCTCCGAAGAAATCGAGGCGATGGCCAAGGCCCACACTCTTTGCGTGCACCGCCGCCGCTACACCCCTGAAGATCTTGAGGATGTTTTCGTCGTCATTGTCGCCGTCGACGATATCGGACTTCAAAAAGAGATATACGAGGCGTGTCAGAGTCGCCACATCCTCTGCAACAGTGTCGATTCGGTCGATTACTGCGACTTCATTTTCCCCTCCTACACCAAAAAAGGGGCCCTCACTGTCGCCTTTTCGACATCGGGCATCTCCCCTTCGGTGGCCAAATATCTCCGCAGGGCCATCGCGCGCATGATTCCCGACTCGATCGCCGACTTTCTCGAAGAGATGAAAAGCCTGCGGGCATCCCTTCCCAAAGGGAAAGAACGGATGCGGCTTCTTGATGAAAAAGCCAAAGCCTATATCGACAATCTATTCAACAAAAAGGACACGGAGTAA
- a CDS encoding DUF255 domain-containing protein — MLFAIQVVVAAERVHWYGRFDAALEVSQRTKKPMLVLLVTKECDACRHLLVKTFGDSQIAHLVNENAIAVIVTKENEDYPIELLYSTRFPTLFLLSPEENFMMEPLRGEVDKALLRRILEEKFSNER, encoded by the coding sequence ATGCTTTTTGCAATACAGGTTGTAGTGGCTGCAGAGAGGGTGCACTGGTACGGGAGATTCGACGCTGCGTTGGAAGTGTCGCAGCGCACGAAAAAGCCGATGCTGGTGCTGCTGGTGACCAAAGAGTGCGATGCATGCCGCCATCTGCTGGTGAAAACATTCGGCGATTCCCAGATTGCGCATTTGGTGAACGAAAATGCTATCGCGGTGATCGTGACGAAAGAGAACGAAGATTATCCGATAGAGCTTCTCTACTCGACACGTTTTCCCACACTTTTTCTGCTCTCTCCGGAAGAGAATTTTATGATGGAGCCCCTCAGAGGGGAGGTGGACAAAGCGCTACTTCGGCGGATTCTCGAAGAAAAATTCTCTAACGAACGATAA
- a CDS encoding cytochrome-c peroxidase: MKTHATVLFISFIVFTLYFKGFFIPEPSSHTRIPEAKELRAKALRRGLAPVPASWAQASVYVGNPDNPLTAEKIALGERLYFDPILSKDQTINCASCHILEDGGDDNRPTAIGYHNQPNPKHLNSPTVLNAALAKREFWDGRSPDVEDQAKGPIQAPFEMAMTPQEVVSRLKKRPDYVKMFQSVFPKEGITFDTVTKAIGAYERTLLTRGAFDRFLEGDDDAISKKAKAGLNLFMRIGCKGCHTGMSVGGQSLQHFPLRRYNSILVPKSVIVNGKRYFAGFDWQKPRGDEPYPFDDIGGFHGANGQFLFRVPILRNVTRTAPYFHNGSIKRIEEAVRIMARHQLGLTLTKKQIDEIVAFLKTLEGDPVGYEIY; encoded by the coding sequence ATGAAAACCCATGCTACGGTACTGTTTATCTCTTTCATCGTCTTCACTCTCTACTTCAAGGGTTTTTTCATTCCTGAACCTTCCAGCCATACCCGGATACCGGAAGCCAAGGAGCTGCGAGCCAAAGCGCTTCGACGCGGCCTTGCGCCCGTGCCGGCTTCATGGGCGCAAGCATCCGTTTATGTAGGCAATCCGGACAACCCTTTGACGGCCGAAAAGATCGCACTGGGAGAACGGCTCTATTTCGATCCGATCCTCTCGAAGGATCAAACCATCAACTGCGCATCGTGCCATATTCTCGAAGACGGCGGTGACGACAACCGCCCCACCGCCATCGGCTATCACAACCAGCCCAATCCCAAACATCTCAACTCCCCCACGGTCCTCAATGCCGCACTGGCAAAGCGGGAGTTCTGGGACGGCAGGAGTCCCGATGTGGAGGATCAGGCCAAGGGACCCATTCAAGCGCCTTTCGAGATGGCAATGACGCCACAGGAGGTCGTTTCTCGGCTGAAAAAGCGCCCCGATTACGTAAAGATGTTCCAATCCGTCTTCCCGAAAGAGGGGATCACATTCGATACGGTGACCAAAGCGATAGGCGCCTACGAACGGACGCTCCTGACGCGCGGTGCTTTCGATCGGTTTCTCGAGGGGGATGACGATGCCATCTCCAAGAAGGCCAAAGCGGGCCTGAACCTTTTTATGAGAATCGGATGCAAAGGGTGCCACACCGGTATGAGTGTGGGCGGTCAGAGCCTGCAACACTTCCCGTTGCGGCGTTACAACAGTATACTGGTACCCAAATCGGTCATCGTCAACGGCAAGCGCTATTTCGCCGGTTTCGACTGGCAGAAACCCAGGGGGGACGAACCCTATCCGTTCGACGATATCGGAGGATTCCACGGTGCCAACGGTCAGTTCCTTTTCCGTGTTCCCATTCTTCGCAACGTGACACGGACTGCGCCCTATTTCCATAACGGATCGATCAAGAGGATCGAAGAGGCGGTGCGCATCATGGCACGGCATCAGCTCGGTTTGACACTGACGAAGAAACAGATTGACGAAATTGTCGCATTTTTGAAAACGTTGGAGGGGGATCCGGTGGGGTATGAGATCTATTAG
- the cobA gene encoding uroporphyrinogen-III C-methyltransferase has translation MGKVYLTGAGPGDIDLLTVKALRVVREADVIIYDRLANPDILKEAKPECEFVYVGKEDGRHTLPQDQINEVIYQNALKHEKVVRLKGGDPLVFGRGGEEAKYLKERGIPFEFIPGVTSAISVPAYAGIPVTHRGVAVSFKVVTGHEAPNKEHSQVDWEAMRADETIVFLMGLHNLPNIAKNLIRIGRSAETPVAVISKGTTPEQKSVVGTLETIAKKVKEAGIKTPALIVVGNVVNLKDDLEWVDESH, from the coding sequence ATGGGAAAAGTTTATTTGACTGGTGCCGGCCCCGGCGATATCGATCTGCTGACGGTCAAGGCGCTGCGCGTGGTGCGCGAAGCCGATGTCATCATCTACGATCGTCTGGCCAATCCCGACATTCTCAAAGAGGCGAAGCCGGAGTGCGAATTTGTCTATGTGGGCAAAGAGGATGGCCGGCATACGCTGCCGCAGGATCAAATCAACGAAGTGATCTATCAGAACGCTTTGAAACATGAAAAGGTCGTCCGACTCAAAGGGGGTGATCCGCTGGTGTTCGGCCGGGGCGGCGAAGAGGCGAAGTATCTCAAAGAGCGGGGGATTCCTTTCGAATTCATTCCGGGTGTCACGTCGGCCATTTCGGTCCCCGCCTATGCGGGAATTCCCGTGACCCATCGCGGGGTGGCAGTGTCTTTCAAAGTCGTGACAGGCCATGAGGCACCCAACAAGGAACACTCCCAGGTCGACTGGGAAGCGATGCGAGCGGACGAGACGATTGTTTTTCTGATGGGACTCCACAATCTTCCCAATATCGCCAAAAATCTTATCCGTATCGGCAGGTCGGCCGAAACTCCCGTGGCGGTCATCAGCAAGGGGACGACGCCTGAACAAAAGAGTGTTGTCGGAACACTGGAGACCATCGCGAAAAAGGTCAAGGAGGCCGGAATCAAAACCCCGGCGCTTATCGTCGTGGGCAATGTCGTGAATCTCAAAGACGATTTGGAGTGGGTTGACGAAAGTCATTGA
- a CDS encoding radical SAM/SPASM domain-containing protein, which yields MFRLSNLIKSVTEGKKERSLNGSIAIWNFTNRCNLACHHCYSYADPNSEDFLTTEFILGAIAELKRAGIRFVIFSGGEPLIRRDIFQIAEAMREQGIVTYLSTNGLYVTEKNVDRIIGTFNYIGISIDGIEEVHDRFRGLEGAYRKSLDAIDLIQKHGGNAGIRFTITDETKENLYDIFDLAENIGVDKIYISHLVYSGRGLDNLKIDISKEERRKFVEFIIDKAFAYHEEGRDIDVVTGNMEMDAILFLEKFSQKYPQMRDEMLRRLRNWGGNSAGRKLVNIDWMGHVKPDPFFPVTIGNITERPFDEIWLDKENELLTKLREHPRKLSGKCADCGVIDICNGGSRSRAWAIHGDLWAEDPSCYLTESERSEKLKTKN from the coding sequence GTGTTTCGTCTCTCCAATCTCATCAAGTCGGTGACAGAAGGGAAAAAAGAGCGCTCCCTGAACGGGAGCATCGCCATCTGGAATTTCACCAACCGATGCAATCTCGCCTGTCACCATTGCTACAGCTATGCCGATCCCAATTCGGAAGATTTCCTGACGACGGAGTTCATACTGGGGGCCATTGCCGAGTTGAAGAGGGCAGGAATACGATTCGTCATTTTCAGCGGCGGCGAACCGCTGATTCGTCGGGACATCTTTCAGATTGCCGAAGCGATGCGCGAGCAGGGTATCGTTACCTATCTCTCGACCAATGGCCTTTATGTCACTGAAAAGAATGTGGACCGCATTATCGGCACGTTCAATTACATCGGCATCAGTATCGACGGCATCGAAGAGGTGCATGACCGTTTCAGGGGTCTGGAAGGGGCGTACAGAAAAAGCCTGGATGCCATCGACCTCATCCAGAAACATGGCGGCAATGCGGGCATCCGTTTCACGATCACCGACGAGACGAAAGAGAATCTTTATGACATTTTCGACCTGGCCGAGAATATCGGGGTGGACAAAATCTACATCTCCCATCTGGTCTACAGCGGCCGGGGACTCGACAATCTCAAAATCGACATCTCCAAAGAGGAGCGGCGGAAATTCGTCGAATTCATCATCGACAAGGCGTTTGCTTACCATGAAGAGGGGCGCGACATCGATGTCGTCACGGGCAACATGGAGATGGATGCCATTTTGTTTCTGGAGAAGTTTTCGCAAAAATACCCCCAAATGCGTGACGAGATGCTCAGGCGCCTGCGAAACTGGGGGGGCAACAGCGCCGGACGCAAACTGGTCAACATCGACTGGATGGGACATGTCAAACCCGACCCCTTCTTCCCCGTCACTATCGGCAACATAACCGAACGCCCCTTTGATGAGATATGGCTGGATAAAGAGAACGAACTGCTCACCAAACTGCGGGAACATCCCAGAAAACTGAGCGGAAAATGTGCCGACTGCGGCGTCATCGACATCTGCAACGGCGGCAGTCGCAGCCGCGCCTGGGCGATTCACGGCGACCTGTGGGCGGAAGACCCGTCTTGCTATCTCACGGAAAGTGAGAGGTCAGAAAAGTTAAAAACTAAAAACTAA
- a CDS encoding cytochrome D1 domain-containing protein produces the protein MKRVVHLIVTSLLFAAATVTAGEKIFVVERENSALAVIKHNLVWDEIKNMHNFNHAVVKFRDNDGYVITRDGYVIKFDPINDKKVKEYKTSESAIGFIVGDNYVAVANYDNKTVEILDRDLNPLQTIKTGSRNVGIKEYGDKLIFACMDSDEIWVMHDENAGKKKPHFVLEKKVTNIGKVPFDAMIDKNLYVVGLFNSPDIGVLNLDTMEYRKVPLKLGKKERILKVPHFGFWSISGDYFFIPAVGNRKVFVFDHKFNPITSIDVKGNPVFTALSPDKKWLAVSFSGKDFPYVQIIDAKTFEIARTLKFPGWILHLRWSNDTPHLYFSVNTKDEVLAYNVSDPDPKKWWKHYMWPVPKPSGIFLFEAPDEPAPKIRKVSH, from the coding sequence ATGAAAAGAGTCGTCCATCTGATTGTCACTTCGCTGCTTTTTGCTGCCGCAACGGTGACGGCGGGAGAGAAGATATTCGTTGTCGAGAGGGAAAATTCGGCTCTCGCGGTTATCAAGCACAACCTCGTTTGGGACGAGATCAAGAATATGCACAACTTCAACCATGCTGTCGTAAAATTTCGGGACAATGACGGCTATGTGATCACCCGCGACGGTTATGTCATAAAATTCGATCCTATCAACGACAAAAAGGTCAAAGAGTACAAAACATCCGAAAGTGCGATCGGTTTCATCGTGGGAGACAACTATGTCGCAGTGGCCAATTACGACAATAAAACGGTCGAAATACTCGACCGCGATCTCAATCCGCTGCAGACGATCAAAACAGGCAGCCGGAATGTCGGCATCAAAGAGTATGGCGACAAACTGATTTTCGCATGTATGGACAGTGACGAAATCTGGGTGATGCATGACGAAAACGCCGGCAAGAAAAAACCTCATTTCGTGCTCGAAAAAAAGGTGACAAACATAGGCAAAGTCCCTTTCGATGCGATGATCGACAAAAATCTCTATGTTGTCGGCCTCTTCAACTCTCCCGATATCGGCGTATTGAATCTCGATACGATGGAGTATCGCAAAGTGCCTTTGAAACTGGGCAAAAAGGAGCGTATACTGAAAGTGCCCCACTTTGGTTTCTGGAGCATCAGCGGCGATTATTTCTTCATTCCGGCAGTGGGCAACAGGAAGGTTTTTGTTTTCGATCACAAATTCAATCCGATAACCTCCATCGATGTCAAGGGAAATCCGGTATTTACGGCGCTGAGCCCCGACAAAAAGTGGCTTGCCGTATCGTTTAGCGGCAAAGATTTCCCGTATGTACAGATCATCGATGCCAAAACCTTTGAAATCGCCCGTACTCTAAAGTTCCCCGGATGGATTTTGCACCTTCGCTGGTCGAATGACACCCCGCATCTTTATTTCAGTGTCAACACGAAGGATGAAGTGCTCGCCTACAACGTCTCCGATCCGGATCCGAAAAAGTGGTGGAAGCATTATATGTGGCCGGTTCCGAAACCGTCAGGCATATTTCTTTTTGAAGCACCCGATGAGCCGGCACCCAAGATACGAAAAGTGAGTCATTGA
- a CDS encoding c-type cytochrome, which produces MKIFGSAVPVLLLLVAPAVMNAENHKRGEKLFKAYCWGCHHQTAEAFGPSFKTIANKRDRSEIIAQIADPDHTYRQLGYTRNSMPAFDDLNASQLEALTDYIMQFKDKK; this is translated from the coding sequence ATGAAAATTTTCGGATCGGCCGTACCGGTGCTGCTGCTGCTCGTTGCTCCTGCTGTGATGAATGCAGAAAACCACAAGAGGGGTGAAAAGCTTTTCAAAGCCTACTGCTGGGGATGCCACCACCAGACTGCCGAAGCCTTTGGACCGTCATTCAAAACCATTGCGAACAAGCGTGATCGCAGTGAGATCATCGCCCAAATCGCCGATCCGGATCATACCTACAGGCAGCTTGGCTATACAAGAAATTCAATGCCTGCCTTTGACGATTTGAACGCTTCGCAGCTTGAAGCGCTCACAGACTACATTATGCAATTCAAGGATAAAAAATGA
- a CDS encoding multiheme c-type cytochrome translates to MKKTVLLVVIAPLLYAVYLTNKSCKECHEEIYDEYEHSYHSKTYFNDELHRKVADRASMKKYDCGACHMPAATNIDAMDQGKARPNPIHQEQKDAISCFYCHEIAYVKKAHKRNIIVLAKQAAGYKPTLYGSLENPDESDKHAMVKSPIYDRYVCMGCHSHKYNDHDLLIFQGMDEKQESKECIKCHMPYVRGGVEKMNKRARTKHRSHRFPGIHSRQMREKSVEMNVTASAGGDEIVIKITNQMAHPLIIQAARMKYLDISIMRNGKTIWRNFKKSPYEDSKGCFVIEFTGKDGEPVVIPSKAYGYGFKNNLRAKESRSLHYKVSSLKRDDKIIVSMWAYLTKPSCWDTLQLKEKSLMEPYLMKKIVYEVK, encoded by the coding sequence ATGAAAAAAACAGTATTGTTGGTCGTCATTGCTCCACTTTTGTATGCAGTCTACCTTACAAACAAATCATGCAAAGAGTGCCATGAAGAGATTTATGACGAATATGAACACTCGTATCATTCGAAAACCTATTTCAATGACGAACTGCATAGAAAAGTGGCAGACAGAGCAAGCATGAAAAAATATGACTGCGGTGCCTGTCATATGCCTGCGGCCACCAATATCGATGCGATGGATCAGGGAAAGGCCAGGCCCAATCCCATTCATCAGGAACAAAAAGACGCCATATCATGTTTCTATTGTCATGAGATCGCCTACGTCAAAAAGGCCCATAAAAGAAACATTATCGTTCTGGCAAAACAGGCCGCGGGATACAAACCCACACTGTACGGCTCGCTTGAAAATCCGGATGAAAGCGACAAGCATGCCATGGTAAAGAGTCCGATATACGACCGCTATGTCTGTATGGGATGCCATTCACACAAATACAATGATCATGACCTATTAATTTTCCAAGGTATGGACGAAAAGCAAGAGAGCAAAGAGTGTATCAAATGCCACATGCCGTACGTTCGCGGCGGAGTCGAGAAAATGAACAAACGCGCACGGACAAAACACCGAAGCCACAGGTTTCCCGGTATCCACAGCAGGCAGATGCGCGAAAAGAGCGTGGAGATGAATGTGACCGCATCCGCGGGAGGCGATGAAATTGTAATCAAGATCACCAACCAGATGGCACATCCGTTGATTATCCAGGCCGCAAGAATGAAGTATCTCGATATCAGTATCATGCGAAACGGCAAGACAATATGGAGAAATTTCAAAAAGAGTCCGTATGAGGACAGTAAGGGCTGTTTTGTCATAGAATTCACCGGCAAAGATGGCGAGCCTGTTGTGATACCCTCGAAAGCTTACGGCTACGGTTTTAAAAACAATTTACGTGCAAAAGAGAGCAGAAGTCTCCATTATAAAGTTTCTTCTTTGAAGAGAGATGATAAAATCATCGTTTCAATGTGGGCATACTTGACAAAACCAAGTTGCTGGGACACTTTGCAGTTGAAAGAAAAAAGTTTAATGGAGCCCTATCTCATGAAAAAGATTGTCTATGAGGTCAAATAG
- a CDS encoding nitrite reductase: protein MKIAKLLGMAAAVSMVTGSLYAGTSKMDFAKTYEKECQGCHGPIHQGGVGSDLRPKALKKKNAQMLADTILNGREGTAMPSWKHMFSRDDAAGMVDWLMNWKNTVELKLSLDEVKKTWKKLADRDALYKKYPKPVDVKDVKDIVFATERDASLVDFIDGTTGKVLSRHKAGFAVHVTVTNKRMPRYAYSISRSGRLTMFDLNAPGQPAIASVQVGQESRGLAVSPDGKYVMAGDYNPGGAVLCDAKTLEPLKVYPTSSVIDPDGNIGPSRVAYIADTPYAPYFSFALKDAGHVYIVDYSKPDFPIVGDIPNIGKILHDAFENEGVDYGRFVYVASQGSDLMGVIDLKTKKLAAKIYTGPGTKPHPGQGSSWHNDKYGQLNATNSMNVGNVVIWNMNNEVVANVPTAGGGLFVGTSKDTPYIWSDCVLGGPANYNKVYLINKQTLKTDRIIEVGKKKGHLIDAHTGKILQTWDATQYQTVKGKEKASKLSKEKLVTYTPKKGKKVKHPVQPRLLHAEPANHGKWTFISEWTTGRIGIYDAKTGKFIKYIYNMTTPTFTYSVEHRQEIPGA from the coding sequence ATGAAGATTGCAAAACTTCTTGGTATGGCTGCCGCTGTTTCCATGGTGACCGGTTCACTGTATGCCGGTACATCGAAAATGGACTTTGCCAAAACCTACGAAAAAGAGTGTCAGGGATGTCACGGTCCGATCCACCAGGGTGGTGTCGGTTCCGACCTTCGTCCCAAGGCGCTGAAAAAGAAAAATGCCCAGATGCTTGCCGACACGATCCTGAACGGGCGTGAAGGTACGGCGATGCCTTCATGGAAGCATATGTTCAGCCGAGACGATGCGGCAGGCATGGTCGATTGGCTCATGAACTGGAAAAACACAGTCGAGCTCAAACTCTCTCTTGATGAAGTCAAAAAGACGTGGAAAAAACTGGCTGACCGGGATGCGCTCTACAAGAAGTATCCGAAACCGGTCGATGTCAAAGATGTCAAAGATATCGTTTTCGCCACAGAGCGTGACGCTTCACTGGTCGACTTTATCGACGGTACGACCGGAAAAGTGCTTTCACGCCATAAAGCGGGATTTGCGGTTCACGTTACGGTGACCAACAAGCGTATGCCCCGCTACGCCTATTCCATCAGCCGATCCGGCCGTTTGACGATGTTCGACCTCAACGCTCCGGGTCAGCCTGCTATCGCGAGTGTACAGGTAGGACAGGAGTCCCGCGGTCTGGCAGTTTCTCCCGATGGCAAATATGTGATGGCCGGTGATTACAATCCGGGCGGTGCGGTACTTTGTGACGCCAAAACGCTTGAACCGCTCAAAGTTTACCCGACTTCCAGCGTTATCGATCCGGATGGCAACATCGGCCCGAGCCGTGTCGCCTATATTGCGGATACGCCCTATGCGCCCTATTTCAGCTTCGCTCTTAAAGATGCCGGACACGTCTACATCGTAGACTACAGCAAACCCGATTTCCCGATTGTCGGAGATATTCCCAATATCGGTAAAATTCTGCATGATGCGTTCGAAAACGAAGGTGTCGATTATGGACGGTTCGTTTACGTCGCATCCCAGGGAAGCGACCTGATGGGCGTCATCGACCTCAAAACGAAAAAACTGGCAGCCAAGATCTATACAGGACCTGGCACAAAACCGCACCCGGGACAGGGAAGTTCCTGGCATAATGACAAGTACGGCCAGCTCAATGCGACAAACAGCATGAATGTCGGTAATGTCGTTATCTGGAACATGAACAACGAAGTCGTGGCCAACGTGCCGACTGCGGGCGGCGGTCTCTTTGTCGGTACAAGCAAAGATACACCCTATATCTGGTCAGACTGTGTACTTGGCGGACCGGCCAATTACAACAAAGTCTATCTGATCAACAAACAGACACTCAAAACCGACCGCATCATTGAAGTCGGCAAGAAAAAAGGCCACCTGATCGATGCCCATACCGGCAAAATTCTGCAGACATGGGATGCAACGCAGTATCAGACTGTCAAGGGTAAAGAAAAGGCATCCAAGCTTTCCAAAGAGAAGCTTGTGACCTATACACCCAAAAAAGGCAAAAAGGTCAAGCATCCGGTTCAGCCGAGGCTGCTGCATGCCGAACCTGCCAACCATGGCAAATGGACATTCATTTCCGAGTGGACAACCGGCCGTATCGGTATCTATGATGCCAAAACAGGCAAGTTCATCAAGTATATCTACAATATGACGACGCCTACCTTCACCTATTCTGTCGAACACCGACAGGAGATTCCGGGCGCGTAA